The genome window AACAGACTGATTATTGTGGCAATGCCGGAGACCTTGAGAGACAGGAAGGTAATCTCCAGCACTTCACGATCCATGGTAAAGAGCAGTAGAATTGCCTTCTTAATCCCTTCAAAAATCAAGTCCATCTTTACCTCTGTTACAAAAAAAACTTGCTTTACCCTGCAGTGGACTGCATGATAAAGCAAGTTTAACTGTAAATCAAATATTATTCTATTGCTTTTTTATCTTATGAGTCCATCCTGAAAGCATAGGCCTTTGCGCTTACTTCCCCAGATCCTCCACCTTTTTATCGGCATCAGGAAAGAATAATGCTGACCCGAATTTTTCAACGCCAAAGGTTTTTATAATGTCCTGCACCTCTTTTGATACCATAAAATCTGCAAACGCCCTGGCGCCGGCAGTATTCACCTTAGGCCATTTTGAGGAATTAACCTCGATTACATGGTATATATTGAGCAGGACAGCATCCCCTTCGGCCAGAATGTCAAGAGAAAGTTTTTTCTTTAATGCCAGGTAAGTTCCACGGTCGGCAAGGGTATATGCTGCTTTTTCTGAAGCAACGTTCAGCGTCTGACCCATACCGAGACCTGTTTGCTGATACCACTTCTCGCCCTCACCCTTAATGCCTGCCGCCTTCCAGATCTCCTTTTCCTTTGAGTTGGTTCCAGAATTATCGCCCCTTGACATGAAAAGACTTTTTGTGGAAGCTATTTTTTTGAAAACATCTATAGTGGATTTCATGCCTTTGATCTTTGCAGGGTCTGAAGACGGCCCCACAACAATAAAGTCATTATGCATGACAAGTCGCCTGTTAACTCCATATCCTTCTTTCACAAACTTCTGCTCGGCAGCAGGAGAATGCACAAGCAGCACATCGGCCTCTCCTTTCTGGCCCATTGCCATAGCCTGGCCTGAACCGACAGCAATAGTCTTCACAAAATAGCCTGTCTTCTTTTCAAAAACTGGCAAAAGCACATCCAGAAGACCTGAATCCTGCGTACTCGTAGTGGTAGCCATAATGACATTCTTCTCTATTGCCTGAACAGGTGAAAGACCGGACAATAAAAATACTGCCAATACAACTAAAGATAAACTTACCAACTTTTTCATAACTCTTGCTCCTTTATAATAATATTATTTTTTTAACCCTTGAGCATCCTTCCATTCCTTTGAATTCGGGAAGAAAAGCGGGCTGCCGTATTTATCTTTACCGAAGTCCCTGATAATAGCCTGACCTTTGTCCGTCGCTGTGAGCCATTGGACAAAAATTGCTACATCCTTATCGTTTACATTAGGAAATTTCTTCGGATTTACAGGGATCAGAGAGATGTAATTTAAAAGGACTTCATCACCTTCCACGAGCACAACAAGCTTGATTGTGTCCTTAATCGAAAGAAATGTTGCCCTGTCGATGACCGTATATGCGCTCTTCTGGTCTGTATAACGAAGTGTGGGCACGTTCCCCTCTGCGCCTTTTTCATAAACAATATACCATGCGCCCGCAGGCTTTATGCCTGCCTTCTCCCATAATGCCATCTCCGCTATATACGTTCCCGATTTATCTCCCCTGGTAATAAATGCTGCGCCTTTTGCAGAAACCTGCTTCAGGGCTTCCGTAGCCTGCTTCATTCCCCTGATGCCGGCAGGGTCGTCCTTGGGGCCTACAATAACAAAATCGTTATACATGAGGTCTATCCTCTGGGTTCCAAATCCCTCCTGTATAAATTTCTCTTCAAGAGACCTGGCATGAACCATTACCAGGTCAATATTACCCTTACGTGCCATGTCCAGAGCTGCACCTGTGCCTGCTCCAACGTGGCGTACCCTTATATCTTTCTCTTTTTCAAACTGATCTTCCAGAATACCGACAATACCTGAATCAATAGGGCCTATAGTGCTTGACAAAAGGATAAATTTACTGCCTTCGGCCCTGCTTAAGTTCGAAATAAACAACAAGCTGAAAAACAAAATTGTATAAAACCAACGATTCATAGTTTATCCTCCTCGGGCAAGCTTAAAATATGAATTCAATTAATAAGAATAATGAATTTATCTGCATTAATCAAGACAATGATGTAATCTTGACACCAATTATTACTATCAATTACCATATATAACAATTATACCATACACTTACCAATCTGAACTTAGCCGACATAATATTAATGTCAACACAGGTATTTTAAATTTGATAATATCCTTTCTTTCAGTTATAATGCATATATGGAGATCATATCCGCCAGAGACCTGTCAAAATATTTAAAAATAAACGAGAAAAAAATTTATAAGCTTGTCCAGGAATCAAAGCTGCCCCACATTAAAATTGGCGGCAAAATAGCATTCACCAAAGAGATGATTGACAAATGGATATTGGAGAGCGCTGCAAGGGAAGAAAATATCTTTATAGCAGGTAGTGATGATATCCTCCTCCGGAGGATTATTGACGTATATAACAGCAAAAACCATTCCACAATCTACTATGCACCTGTCGGGAGCATAAATGGACTGAAAGTATTAAAAAAGGGCGCTGCCACCATGTCCTGCGTCCATATTCTGGATATAGAAAAAAAGGAATACAATACTTCATATATAGACAGATACCTTTCCGGGGACGACTATACGGTAATCCAAATGTTCTTCAGGGAACAGGGTCTTTATCTCCAGAAAAATAATCCGAAGGGGATAAGCTCCATCGAAGACATCGCCGCCAAAGGGGCGGCATTCGTAAATAGAAACCAGGGCTCCGGAACAAGGCTGCTTTTCGACTTTTTGCTCCGTGAAAAGAAGATTGACCCTTCAGATATCAAGGGTTACGACAACGAAGTAGAGTCGCACCTGCAGGCAGGTTTGAATGTTATAAAGGGTAATTCAGACGTTTCTTTCGGTGTTATACATTTAGCGCATATGCTCGGTTTGAATTTTATACCACTTTTCAAGGAAAGGTTTGATATGGTTATACCGAAAGAACACTTTCATAGCGCCTATGTGAAGAGCTTTCTTGCGTTCTTTGAACAACCTGTCCTGTTAACCCATATAAAAGATTTTACCGGCTATGACGCATCCAGAATGGGCAGCATACTCCATCCCAATGTATGAAGAAATAAAGCAAAAACTCAACGACCTCTTCACTGCAAAACTTATCGGCATGGATGACAAATATTTGTGAAATCCGTACAAAAAACATTTAAAACACGGGTGGACATCCTGGTAGAAAAAGGGGCAGACGAGCTGCTCCCCGAGGAAATATACGGTCTTTTATCAAACTCCGGTATCTGGATTGAAGAAAAAGGCAATGATATTGTTATAAAATCCTATCCGAATAATATTGAAACATACCTTGAATACCTTCAAAAGCTGAAAATCAACATTAAACAAATCGACATTCACAAAGAAGAAGAGCAGGACTATGCCGGCCTGACCAAAAAATATTTTCGTCCAATAAGGATTGACGACATAACCATCCTGGCCCCCTGGAATAAACAAAAAACAAATGGGAAATCCATCGTCATCGAACCGGGTATGGCATTTGGAACAGGCCGGCATGAATCAACAAGGATCATGATGAAACTGATGAAATATGCGGTCATGGAGGACAAAAGCGTCCTTGATCTCGGGTGCGGCTCAGGGATACTTTCTCTATATGCTGTCCTTCTCGGTGCAAAAAAAGTCATTGCTATAGACAATGATCCTGACACTGTATTTTCTGCGAAAAAGAATATCATTATTAACAATACTGACAAAATATCCCTTGCCTGCGCAGATCTTCAGCATGTCTCGGGGACATACGATATTGTACTGGCAAACCTCGACATAAGGACATTTACCCGTTACTCAGAAAAAATAAAGGGATTTGTAAAAAACGGCGGGTGCATTATCATCTCCGGCATATTGGGAAAGGAAAGCAGAAAGTTGATCCCGCTTTTTAATCCGTTTTTGCTCATGCAAACAGAGAAGAAAAATGCCTGGTGCGGGTTTGTATATAAAATTAATGGTAACAGGCAACAGTTCTTTTAAGAGGAAAGCTCTTTCAGCAGTTCCATGGCCTTTTTGGCTTCAGGGATGTTCAGGCTGCCCAGGCCGCAGCTTGTCGTTAAGAGCCAGTCCTTGCTTTCAGACTTCAGACCAAGTCCCTTCATAAGCTCTGCGAACCTGTTCATAAGTTTTACAATATCCTCTATTGATACATTCAATACTTCCTCTGACGAAGGCACAAAACCAGGGGATATCCATCCGCCTCTTTTCAGAAACTTTGTCAGGTCATCCTTAAAATAAAATATCGTCTCCAAAAAGTTGTAGGCGTCATAGTTTACAATATCGACATTCGCATTAAACAGCACGGACCAGTCCGTATTTCCGCAGCAGTGAACGCCCATTTTTGCCTCAACCCCTTCCAGGGTCTCGTTCAGAAGGGAGATCGTCTCTTCCTTTGATATAGAAACATAGGCAGAACCGAAAGAAACCATATAGGGCTCGTCAAAAAAAATGATTACATCCTTTTCAGGATATATAGCCTTGATGGCACTGACCATCCATTTAGCCTTCATGTTCAAAGCCTTTTTAATGATATCAAAAAAACCGTGGTTGTATATAACAGGCTTACCTTTTTCATCCTTCAGGCCAAGCCCCATGCTGAATGGTCCTGTCAATTGCCCTTTAATTAAGCTGAACCTGCCCTGTATATCTTTGAGCCTCTCCAAAAACCTGTAAAAACCGGGGGCTACCTTGTCCGAAACCCGAAAAGCTTCAAGGTTTCCACTGTAATAATCTTCATAGAACTGCTCTATGCCCTTTGTCTCTTCCGTATTAATAAAAACTGTATCGTTATTTTCATCAATGACAATGCACGGCACTGATTCAAGAAAAGTAGTGTACATATTCTCCGCTTGAGATCTTTTGGGCAGTTGCGGCCAAAAAGGTATCTCCGGACATGCAAAAAAGATTACATCAATTGCCTCATCTATGTCTGTAAAAGGGAAGCTTCCTATTCCGGTAATCATTTTTCACCTTAGCATTATTTTTGCATTTTATTAACACAGGAAAAGCGTCATGTAAAGCGGATTACAACCTTCTTCTATAATTCAACCTGCATACCGTCATATGCAATGTCTATTATGAGTGGAGATGTTTCTGTATAAATTCTCAGATACCGCCTTGTATCCTCCAAAAATTCATCCAGTTTTTCATCATCGAAAGTAGGCTCGTTATGATAGATGCACAAATGCTTTACACCGGCTTTTACGCTCAGTTCTACAGCTATGATATTATTCGAATGACCCCAGTTTTCCTTTGCAGAAATCGCATCCAGCAAGGAATACTGAGCATCAAAAATAAGCATATCGGCATCTTTGAAGAAATTAATAAAAGCGTACTCTTCATCATAGGCATCTTCCTTATGCTCTGAATCAGTCGAGTAGACAATACTTTTACTGTCTTTTTCGAATCTGTAGCCATAGGAATCACCCGGATGGTTCTGCTTTATACCTTTCACAGTAAAGCCTGCGATCTCATAATCCTTATTCTCTTCCAGCATAGTAAATTTTATATCTGCACTCAATAATTTAAGAGGTATCGGAAAAAAAGGATATCCCTGTTGTGTTACAAACGCCTGCTCCAGCTCTTTATGAAATCCGTAAATATTAACACGGTTTCCTGGAATAAAGGCAGGAGTAAAAAAGGGGAATCCCTGTATATGATCCCAGTGGAGGTGCGATATAAAAATATTGAATACGTTAGTTTTGTTCTGTCTTCCTTGAGAGGAAGATTTTAAAACATAATTTCCGAAGTCTCTCAACCCTGTTCCGGCATCACAGAGTATATACTCTTCTCCACCATCTATTTCCATGCATGAGGTATTGCTGCCGTAGCTGCCGATTGCAGAAAAGGGAAGACTTTTGTTGATAAGCCCTTTATAAACGAACTTCTCAACCTCCTCGTCTGTACGCAGACTTATGCTGCTTGATGCTTTGATGGCACTGAATATTTTTTTTCTGATTACTTCCGATGTGTAAGAAGCAGGCAACGAACCCCGTGTCCCCCAAAAATATACCCTCACTTACCCCTCCTAAAAACGATATAGATCAAATATCCCCTTTTTTGTTGTCACTTTCAATATGAATAAGGTAAATTATCCATAATTAATAAACAAAATGCTACAAAAATATATACAATCATCCAATATCTTTATAGCATTAGTTTTTGGAGAAGCATACAGGCACAGTATGCCTCTGCTTCAATTCTCCGGAGTAAGCGCCTGCGCAACAACGTGTGGACGCGAAAAGTCAGATTTGACATTGAATCTTACGCATGTCACAGGAACGGATGTCCCGGGTGCAGGACCGGCAAAGACAAATCCGTATAGAAGGAGTAATATAGATGGCTGATGAAGATCTTTCAAAGTTGAAGATAGACAAGTCTCAGCCTGTCATGCGGCAGGGATCGCATAAGAAATTGTTTTATTGGACAGCAACGGCATTCGTTGTTTTAATGGCCCTGCTCCTCTATGTGAAGGGGATATTCACCCTGGCCATTCAGGTTGATGTTGCAACTGTATCACAAGTTTACCCATCTCAGACCTTTACCTTATTGAATGCCAGCGGTTATGTTGTGCCGCAGCGAAAAGCCGCAGTAGCATCCAAAATAACCGGCAAGATTGTATCTCTTCTTGTCGAGGAAGGGAGCAAGGTCAGGAACGGAGAAATCATTGCAAGGCTTGAAAACGATGATACTATTGCTTTGGAGAAACAGGCTGCTGCCAATCTTGAGGTTGCACGTTCAAATCTTGAACAGACTAAGGCAGAGCTCAACGATGCAGGCATCAATTTTAACCGTGAGAAGAACCTTTTGGAAAAGGAGTTCACTACAAAGGCATCCTATGATACGGCAGAAGCACGTTATAAAAAGGCTATGGCTGCAGTTGGCGGCGGAGAGGCTTCCGTGAAAGCATATACTGCAGGGCTCGAAAATGCACGGGTAATACTTGGCTATACCTTGATACGCGCCCCCTTTGACGCCATTGTGCTGACAAAGAACGCCGACATCGGCGATATTATAACCCCTTTGGGGGCTGCCGCAAATGCAAAGGCTGCTGTTGTAACAATAGCAGATATGAATTCGCTTCAGGTAGAAGCCGATGTTTCCGAGTCCAACCTTCAAAAAATCAGTGTGGACCAGCCTTGTGAAATCCAGCTTGATGCCCTTCCGGATTCGAGGTTCCGGGGGATTATTCACATGATCGTCCCTACTGCCGACAGGAGCAAGGCAACAGTAATGGTAAAGGTTCGCTTTATAGACAAGGATGCCCGTATCCTCCCGGAAATGAGCGCAAAGGTTGCCTTCCTCTCAAAACCGGTTGGGGCCGGCGATGAGAAACCAAGAACACTCATTGGAAACAAGGCTATTCTTGATCGCAGCAGCAAGAAAACGGTCTTTCTCGTTAAAGGGGATCGTGTTTTGCAGACCGTTGTAACCATCAGTGGAGCCTTCGGTGAAATGAGCGAGGTTACAAGCGGGGTGAAGGCAGGGGATAAAGTAGTGATAAATCCCCCGGAAAAACTCAGGAATGGCTCAAAGATAAAGGTTGTAGAGAGATAGATGAACGATGCTGTGCCTATTGTAGAGGTAATTAATCTCAATAAATCATATCACCGCGGGAACCAGACAATAACGGTACTGAGCGATATCACATTCGACATTCGTGAAGGAGAATTCCTCGCGCTCATGGGACCGTCAGGTTCGGGCAAGTCCACGCTTTTAAATCTCATCGCCGGAATCGACAAGGCAGACAGCGGCATAATCCGGGTAGGCGGCATAGATATTACAACATTGTCCGAGACTGAACTTGCAAAATGGCGCGGGGTTCATGTCGGGTTTGTATTCCAGTTCTACAACCTGATCCCTGTTCTCACCGCTTTTGACAATGTAGAACTGCCGTTGCTTCTGACAAATCTTCCAAAAAAAGCCCGAAGAGAACATGTCGAGATGGCGCTCAAGATAGTAAATCTTGCCGACCGCATGGACCACTATCCCGGTCAGCTTTCAGGGGGGCAGCAGCAGCGTGTAGCTATTGCGAGGGCTATAATTACCGACCCGACAATCCTTGTAGCCGATGAGCCTACCGGAGACCTGGATCGTGTATCGGCAGAAGAGATCATGGCATTAATGGAGCGCCTCAACATTGAATCAGGCAAGACAATCATAATGGTTACCCACGATCCCCGTGCAGCAGGAAAGGCGCGCTTATTAAAACATCTCGACAAGGGTGTTCTGAACAATAATCCATAATGTACATCATTAAGCTGCTCATCAAGAATGCCTTCCGTCACAAACTTCGAACCTGTCTCACTGTTTTGAGTGTTGCCATTGCAATTCTATCCTTCGGTCTTTTGCGAACGGTCATTGACGCATGGTATGCCGGGGTTCAGGCATCGTCCGCAAGCAGGCTTGTTACAAGACATGCTGTATCGATAATTCTAACTCTCCCGATTTCTTACAAAGAGAAAATCCGCCAGATAGAAGGGGTAAAGCTTGTATCATATGGAATCTGGTTTGGCGGTTTTTATATTGAAGAGAAGAATTTTTTTGCGAATTTTGCTGTTGAGCCTAAAACCTTCCTTGAACAATATCCTGAATATATATTCAAGCCCGACGAAAAAGCGGCATTTCTCCGTGACAAAAAAGCATTCGCGGCAGGGGCAAAACTCGTGAAAAAATACGGCTGGAAGATAGGGGATATAGTAACCCTTAAAGGGACTATATATCCGGGTAATTGGGAGTTTGTTCTGCGCGGTATATACAAAGGAAGGGATAAAAATACCGACGACAGCCAGTTTTTCTTTCATTTTGATTATCTGAACGAGATACTTAAAAAAACCGTGCCTGCCAGGGCAGACCGGGTAGGCCACTATGTAATTGAAGTAACAAGTCCTGATCTTGTTGCAGATGTCGCCACAAGGGTGGATAAAACCTTTTATAATTCCATTGCCGAAACGCTGACAGAAACCGAAAAGGCCTTTCAACTGGGTTTTGTCTCCATGTCTGATGCGATTATTACCGCCTTGAGACTCGTTACATTCATCGTAATTGTGATTATTCTTGCAGTAGTGGCAAATACTATTAATATGACGGCCCGTGAACGTATCGGTGAATACTCGGTATTCAAGACACTCGGGTTCGGGGGCTGGCGCATTGCAGGGTTGCTCTTTGGCGAGTCCTTTATTATAACCATGATGGGATGCACGGCGGGCATCATTCTGACATTTCCGGCTGCAAGGACATTTGCGAATACTGTAGGCTCTTACTTCCCTACGTTTAATGTCACTATGGATACAATACTTCTGGATATTACATTCTCTATACTTGTCGGCATACTCGCATCCGTTATCCCCACCTGGCGCAGCATAAAGACCCCTATTGCCGATGGTTTACGGAGGATCGGGTAAGATGTTTATCCCCTTTTCATACAGCGCAAAGAACTTGCTGACACGCAAGGTCACTACTATACTGACTGCTTCGGGCATGGCGCTTGTGGTGTTTGTCTTTACCACAATTCTGATGATGGCCCATGGTCTTGAAAAAACGCTTGTAGACACAGGTTCTTATGACAATGGTGTGGTAATACGCAAGGGTTCAGGTGCAGAGATGATGAGCTGGGTTTCGCGTTCACAGGCCTCGATAGTCGAGTCAGACCCACAGGTGGCCATTGGAATAGACGGAAAACCGCTCTTTGCAAAGGAGCTGAATGTGCTCATTTCGCTCCCCAAGAAGGGCGACAATAAACAGTCAAATGTGACGATAAGAGGGGTCGGGGATGCATCTCTGAAGCTGCGCCCTCAGGTTCAGCTTGTAGAAGGACACATGCCCAAACCGGGTTCTTCTGAGGTTGCGGCAGGTTGGAGCGTAGCAAAACGTTTTCAAGGAATCAATGTAGGCGAGAGACTCAGATTCGGTATGCGTGAATGGACAATTGTGGGCATATTTGATGCAGGGAATACAGGGTATAATTCCGAAATATGGGGCGATAACGACCAGCTTATGCAGGCATTCCGAAGGCCGGTATATTCATCTCTTGTCTTCAAGTTGCAGGATTCCTCTGAATTTGGAAAACTTAAGGAACGGATTGAAAAAGACCCCCGCATGAACCATGAAGTAAAAAGAGAAACGAAATATTATGCTGATCAGTCGGAGATAATGGCAAAGTTCCTGCGCATCCTCGGGATGTCTTTGACTGTGATGTTCTCCCTTGGGGCAGTTATCGGCGCCATGATTACAATGTATGCATCAGTGGCAAGCAGGGTTGCAGAAATAGGCACTATGCGAGCTTTAGGTTTTCAAAGGAGAAGCATCCTGGGCGCCTTTCTTTTGGAATCATTGCTTCTCAGTCTCGCAGGAGGTCTCGCAGGGCTCTTTTTTGCTTCATTTTTACAGTTCTTTACTATATCCACTATGAACTTCCAGACATTCTCCGAGCTTGCCTTTAACTTTTCCCTTAATTTTAATATTGCTTTCAAGTCCCTCGTGTTTTCTTTGATCATGGGTTTTATCGGCGGGGCGCTTCCTGCCTTAAGGGCATCGCGGATGAATATCGTGGATGCATTGAGGCAGGCTTAATATAGAATTTATGGTAGGGCATAACGGGAAGATAAAAAATAAAGCCCAACAGATAAACCTGTTGGGCTTTATTTTTTGACCTCTATAGAGTATTATTCTTCTGACTCAACCAATTCACCGGTCTCACGCTTGCTCTGATAAATAGCCCAGCCTAAAGTAGCTACACACACAACAATAACAATAACACTGATGATGCGCGCCGAGCCGAGCTCTTCCTGTGCTACCCTCGGGGCAATTAAGTTATACTTGAGCACCAAACCAAGTGTCAGCAAGCTGACCATATTCATAACCTTTATTAATGGGTTGATTGCAGGACCGGCTGTATCTTTTAATGGGTCACCGACGGTGTCGCCTGTGACAGCGGCTTTATGAGCTTCTGAACCCTTACCGCCATACACACCGTCTTCGATCATCTTCTTGGCGTTATCCCATGCACCACCTGCGTTTGCCATAAAAACTGCGAGTAACTGACCAACAAGGATCATACCGCCCAAAAATCCGCCCAGTGCATATGGGCCGAGCAGGAATCCCACCAGCAAAGGCGTCACTATGGCAAGAAGTCCCGGACCGATCAATTCTTTTTGTGCAGTCTGTGTGCAAATATTAACAACACGACCGTAATCGGGTTTCTTGGTGCCATTCCATATATCAGGATCGTGGAATTGAATACGGCATTCTTTGACAATCCAGTATGCAGCTCGGCCCACGGCACGGATCAACATCCCGCTGAAGAGGAATGGAACTGCACCGCCAAGGAGAAATCCGATGAAAACCGTCGGGTCTGCAACAGTTATCTTTCCGGCTTCAATAACATACTGCGATATAGTCATTAAGTGAATTTTTTCTTCACTGCCGACTGCTATGACGGCAATAAAGCTTGAGAACAATGAGACCGCTGCGATAACAGCAGAACCGATTGCAATACCCTTTGTTTCAGCTTTCGTAGTATTTCCTACAGCATCGAGATCGGCAAGTATCTGACGGGCACGTTTGTAACTGCCCGGTCTCTCTTTCTCCATCTCTTCTTTGTTGTATCCCATTTCACCAATACCGTTAGCATTGTCAGCCACGGGACCGAATACGTCCATAGAAATTGTATTGCCTGTCAGGGTTAACATACCGATACCGGTCATTGCAACACCATATGCAATAAAGAGAGGAGGTGTTCCGGTATATGTCAGAACTGAAAGAAAAATTGCAACAGCAATGACGACAATGGCTGCAACAGTGCTCTCATATCCCACTGCAAATCCCTGTATGATGTTTGTAGCATGTCCTGTCTGACAGGCTTTTGCTAAGCTTTTTACCGGTGAATAACTTGTGTGTGTATAATAACTGGTAACCTTGTTCAATCCAACAGCAAGAAAAATACCAATCAGGCATGTAATTGCCGGGCGCATATCCAATCCGGCGATGCCAAAATTTGCAAACCATCCAAGCAAAGAAGGATCACCCTTAGGAAAACCGGCTAATGATGTCGGATTACCGATCAAATAAGCCGCATCAAAATTTAAATAGTAATACCCGATTATAACAAACCCGATAATACTTATAATTGAACCGATCCAGAATCCACGATGAACACTTTTCAACGCCGTGTCTGATGTATCGTCAGCGCCTGCTTTAACGGTATATGTACTGATAATGGAGCCAAGCACGCCTATGCCGCGTACAAGAAGCGGGAATATAACACCCTTGTGACCAAAGGTTGCCATACCGAGGATCATTGCAGCAACAATAGTTACTTCATAGCTTTCGAAAATGTCTGCGGCCATACCGGCACAGTCACCGACGTTATCACCGACGTTGTCGGCAATAGTTGCGGCATTGCGTGGATCATCTTCGGGGATATCTTTTTCAATCTTTC of Pseudomonadota bacterium contains these proteins:
- a CDS encoding substrate-binding domain-containing protein; this translates as MKKLVSLSLVVLAVFLLSGLSPVQAIEKNVIMATTTSTQDSGLLDVLLPVFEKKTGYFVKTIAVGSGQAMAMGQKGEADVLLVHSPAAEQKFVKEGYGVNRRLVMHNDFIVVGPSSDPAKIKGMKSTIDVFKKIASTKSLFMSRGDNSGTNSKEKEIWKAAGIKGEGEKWYQQTGLGMGQTLNVASEKAAYTLADRGTYLALKKKLSLDILAEGDAVLLNIYHVIEVNSSKWPKVNTAGARAFADFMVSKEVQDIIKTFGVEKFGSALFFPDADKKVEDLGK
- a CDS encoding substrate-binding domain-containing protein; translation: MNRWFYTILFFSLLFISNLSRAEGSKFILLSSTIGPIDSGIVGILEDQFEKEKDIRVRHVGAGTGAALDMARKGNIDLVMVHARSLEEKFIQEGFGTQRIDLMYNDFVIVGPKDDPAGIRGMKQATEALKQVSAKGAAFITRGDKSGTYIAEMALWEKAGIKPAGAWYIVYEKGAEGNVPTLRYTDQKSAYTVIDRATFLSIKDTIKLVVLVEGDEVLLNYISLIPVNPKKFPNVNDKDVAIFVQWLTATDKGQAIIRDFGKDKYGSPLFFPNSKEWKDAQGLKK
- a CDS encoding helix-turn-helix domain-containing protein, translating into MEIISARDLSKYLKINEKKIYKLVQESKLPHIKIGGKIAFTKEMIDKWILESAAREENIFIAGSDDILLRRIIDVYNSKNHSTIYYAPVGSINGLKVLKKGAATMSCVHILDIEKKEYNTSYIDRYLSGDDYTVIQMFFREQGLYLQKNNPKGISSIEDIAAKGAAFVNRNQGSGTRLLFDFLLREKKIDPSDIKGYDNEVESHLQAGLNVIKGNSDVSFGVIHLAHMLGLNFIPLFKERFDMVIPKEHFHSAYVKSFLAFFEQPVLLTHIKDFTGYDASRMGSILHPNV
- a CDS encoding 50S ribosomal protein L11 methyltransferase — encoded protein: MKSVQKTFKTRVDILVEKGADELLPEEIYGLLSNSGIWIEEKGNDIVIKSYPNNIETYLEYLQKLKINIKQIDIHKEEEQDYAGLTKKYFRPIRIDDITILAPWNKQKTNGKSIVIEPGMAFGTGRHESTRIMMKLMKYAVMEDKSVLDLGCGSGILSLYAVLLGAKKVIAIDNDPDTVFSAKKNIIINNTDKISLACADLQHVSGTYDIVLANLDIRTFTRYSEKIKGFVKNGGCIIISGILGKESRKLIPLFNPFLLMQTEKKNAWCGFVYKINGNRQQFF
- a CDS encoding MBL fold metallo-hydrolase; protein product: MRVYFWGTRGSLPASYTSEVIRKKIFSAIKASSSISLRTDEEVEKFVYKGLINKSLPFSAIGSYGSNTSCMEIDGGEEYILCDAGTGLRDFGNYVLKSSSQGRQNKTNVFNIFISHLHWDHIQGFPFFTPAFIPGNRVNIYGFHKELEQAFVTQQGYPFFPIPLKLLSADIKFTMLEENKDYEIAGFTVKGIKQNHPGDSYGYRFEKDSKSIVYSTDSEHKEDAYDEEYAFINFFKDADMLIFDAQYSLLDAISAKENWGHSNNIIAVELSVKAGVKHLCIYHNEPTFDDEKLDEFLEDTRRYLRIYTETSPLIIDIAYDGMQVEL
- a CDS encoding efflux RND transporter periplasmic adaptor subunit; protein product: MADEDLSKLKIDKSQPVMRQGSHKKLFYWTATAFVVLMALLLYVKGIFTLAIQVDVATVSQVYPSQTFTLLNASGYVVPQRKAAVASKITGKIVSLLVEEGSKVRNGEIIARLENDDTIALEKQAAANLEVARSNLEQTKAELNDAGINFNREKNLLEKEFTTKASYDTAEARYKKAMAAVGGGEASVKAYTAGLENARVILGYTLIRAPFDAIVLTKNADIGDIITPLGAAANAKAAVVTIADMNSLQVEADVSESNLQKISVDQPCEIQLDALPDSRFRGIIHMIVPTADRSKATVMVKVRFIDKDARILPEMSAKVAFLSKPVGAGDEKPRTLIGNKAILDRSSKKTVFLVKGDRVLQTVVTISGAFGEMSEVTSGVKAGDKVVINPPEKLRNGSKIKVVER
- a CDS encoding ABC transporter ATP-binding protein, whose protein sequence is MNDAVPIVEVINLNKSYHRGNQTITVLSDITFDIREGEFLALMGPSGSGKSTLLNLIAGIDKADSGIIRVGGIDITTLSETELAKWRGVHVGFVFQFYNLIPVLTAFDNVELPLLLTNLPKKARREHVEMALKIVNLADRMDHYPGQLSGGQQQRVAIARAIITDPTILVADEPTGDLDRVSAEEIMALMERLNIESGKTIIMVTHDPRAAGKARLLKHLDKGVLNNNP
- a CDS encoding ABC transporter permease, producing MYIIKLLIKNAFRHKLRTCLTVLSVAIAILSFGLLRTVIDAWYAGVQASSASRLVTRHAVSIILTLPISYKEKIRQIEGVKLVSYGIWFGGFYIEEKNFFANFAVEPKTFLEQYPEYIFKPDEKAAFLRDKKAFAAGAKLVKKYGWKIGDIVTLKGTIYPGNWEFVLRGIYKGRDKNTDDSQFFFHFDYLNEILKKTVPARADRVGHYVIEVTSPDLVADVATRVDKTFYNSIAETLTETEKAFQLGFVSMSDAIITALRLVTFIVIVIILAVVANTINMTARERIGEYSVFKTLGFGGWRIAGLLFGESFIITMMGCTAGIILTFPAARTFANTVGSYFPTFNVTMDTILLDITFSILVGILASVIPTWRSIKTPIADGLRRIG
- a CDS encoding ABC transporter permease; its protein translation is MFIPFSYSAKNLLTRKVTTILTASGMALVVFVFTTILMMAHGLEKTLVDTGSYDNGVVIRKGSGAEMMSWVSRSQASIVESDPQVAIGIDGKPLFAKELNVLISLPKKGDNKQSNVTIRGVGDASLKLRPQVQLVEGHMPKPGSSEVAAGWSVAKRFQGINVGERLRFGMREWTIVGIFDAGNTGYNSEIWGDNDQLMQAFRRPVYSSLVFKLQDSSEFGKLKERIEKDPRMNHEVKRETKYYADQSEIMAKFLRILGMSLTVMFSLGAVIGAMITMYASVASRVAEIGTMRALGFQRRSILGAFLLESLLLSLAGGLAGLFFASFLQFFTISTMNFQTFSELAFNFSLNFNIAFKSLVFSLIMGFIGGALPALRASRMNIVDALRQA